The DNA window CGGTTGCAATTTTAAATGCCAATGCAGTAAATGGTTCTTTTACATCCGGTTTACGAGAAATTTCTTCCCCTGTATCAGGATGTGTTCCTTTTGTTTCTTCTTTATCTAATGGTGATGGCATTAATTCCATTACCAAATCTAACATTGTTTGAACACCTTTGTTTTTAAAAGCTGACCCGCAAACCATTGGAACTACTTTGTTCGCAACACAAGCTTGACGAAGAGCATCCAAAATTTCACGCTCAGTAAGCGATTCAGGATCTTCGAAGAATTTCTCCATCAATCTATCATCGAATTCTGCAATTGCTTCTAATAATTTACCTCTCCACTCTGTCGCTTCATCTAAAATTTCAGCAGGAATAGGAACTTCTTTAAAAGTCATTCCTTGATCGTGTTCATTCCAGATAATTCCACGGAAATTGATCAAATCAACTACACCCATAAATGTTTCTTCAGCACCAATAGGCAACTGCAATGGTAAAGGATTTCCACCCAATACTTCTTTCACTTGTCCTACAACTTTTAAGAAATCGGCACCTGAACGGTCCATTTTATTTACGAAACCAATACGAGTTACGTTATAGTTGTTCGCTAATCTCCAGTTTGTTTCAGATTGAGGCTCTACACCATCAACTGCAGAAAACAAGAAAACCAAACCATCAAGGATACGCAATGAACGATTCACCTCTACTGTAAAGTCCACGTGACCCGGAGTATCAATAATATTTACTTTGTATTGATTTCCTCTGTATTTCCAGAAACAAGTCGTTGCAGCAGAAGTAATAGTGATACCACGCTCTTGCTCTTGTACCATCCAATCCATTGTTGCAGCACCATCATGTACCTCACCAATTTTGTGATTTACACCTGTATAATAAAGGATACGCTCGGTACAAGTTGTTTTACCTGCATCGATATGAGCTGCAATCCCAATATTTCTTGTATATCTTAAATCTGCCATTTTGTATATTCTAAACGCTGTGTATTAATTATTAAAATCTAAAGTGAGAGAACGCTTTGTTCGCTTCTGCCATTTTATGAACGTCTTCTTTCTTTTTGAAAGCTGCACCTTCTTCTTTTGCTGCTGCAACAATTTCTCCGGCTAATTTTTGAGCCATTGATTTTTCGTTACGTTTACGAGCATAAAGAATCATCCATTTAATTCCCATAGAAAGTTTTCTTTCCGGACGAATTTCAGAAGGAATCTGAAAGGTAGCACCACCAACTCTTCGGCTACGTACCTCAACTGCTGGAGTGATGTTACTCAATGCTTTTTTGAATGTATCTAATCCATCAACATCCGGAGTTCTTTTCTGAACGATTTCGATTGCATCATAAAACACATCGTATGCAGTACTTTTTTTACCATCATACATCAAATTGTTCACGAAACGTGTTACCAAAATATCATTAAATTTTGGATCAGGTAAAAGAATTCTCTTTTTGGCTTTGGTCTTTCTCATTGTTTGTTTTTTTAGAGCTTAAATTTGTTGCTTCAGGTTCCCCTTACTCAAATCCTAACTCGGGTTTTAATTATTTTTTAGCAGCTGGTTTAGCACCTGCTTTTGGTTTTTTAGTTCCGTATTTTGAACGTCTTTGGTTACGACCATCAACTCCAGAAGTATCCAATGCACCACGAACGATATGGTAACGAACTCCTGGTAAATCTTTTACCCTTCCACCACGAATTAACACAATCGAGTGTTCTTGTAAGTTATGACCTTCTCCCGGAATGTAGGCATTCACCTCTTTTTTGTTGGTTAAACGCACACGGGCAACTTTTCTCATAGCCGAATTCGGCTTTTTTGGAGTTGTCGTGTATACACGTGTACAAACTCCACGTTTTTGAGGACAAGAATCAAGAGCCGCAGACTTACTTTTGTTAACTGCTTTTAATCTCCCTTTACGCACTAATTGTGATATTGTAGGCATTTTTCTGTTGTTAAATTTTTATCTTTTTTTGATGTAAATAAAATACATCCCCGCTTTTTTGGGGACGGCAAAGGTAATAATTATTTATTATAAACAACAGATGGTTTAAAAAAAAATGCGATTTCTCTGCTTTTTTTATTGTTTTTTTGGCAAAAAAGCTGGAACGCTCTTTTAATTAAGGGATTCGGGAAGGCAAAAAAAATATTTTTTTTTACAAAAATATCGAAAAGCGAAAAATTTCTCACGAAGAGAAAAACTTCAAAAAAACGATGCCAAAAATGATACATTTTAGCTTCTTTTTTAATCCATTTTTTAAAAAAAACATTCTTTTTGATACAAAAAAGGAGCTCAATTTGAGCTCCTTTTTTGCTAAAATTTATATTTTTTTTAACGTGTCAACAAGAAATATCCTTTTTCAAAATACTCTTTCCCGTCAAATCCTTTCGCTTTTATAATGAAGAAGTACGTTCCATCAGGAGCCTCTACCCCACTCGCTGTTCTTCCATCCCAACCACCATTGGTAGTATGCCATTCATATTCTTTTTGTCCCCAACGGTTGTAAATTTCTGCATCCATTGTTTCTAAGCCAATTGCTTGAACAGTAAATACATCATTGTTATTATCACCATTCGGAGTAAATACGTTTGGAATTACGAATACTGAATTAATAAATACATCTATCGTTGTACAAGCTGTATCTGCACAGCCTGCAGCATTCATAGCAATTAAACAAGCTGTATATTGACCCAAAGGAGTATAGATGTATGTTGGACTAAATACCGTTGACGTATCCCCATTAACTCCAAAACTCCATAAATAACTGGTTGCTCCGGTGCTTGTATTGGTAAACGTCACAGAAAGTGGTGTTTCACCAGATGTTGTATCGGTATTAAACGATGCAACCACGCTGGATGAAGAATTCACAACAAATCCGGAAAATCCGCCTAATGAAATGGAGCATCCATTGGAATCAGTAATTGTTAATACATAATTACCAGGCCCAACACCCGACAAATCCAAGGCTGTTCCAACAACCGTTCCTGAACTATCCACCCATGAATACGAATAGGGAGCGGTTCCACTCACTACAGTAACACCTGTTATGGCTCCTGTTGTGGTTCCACAATCCGCGGCTGTTACAGTAACAACGGACGTATCAGCAACCGGCAATTGATTTATTGTAACAGTTACCATTGTTGCTGGTCCTTGACAAGCACCAATAGTTCCGGTTACCCAGTAATTGGTAGTTGTGGTTACTACCGGAGTGTAAGGATTTGCTGTACCAATTAAAGATGTTAATGCTGCATCTGCATACCATGTCACTGATCCGGAACTTGTAACCGAAATCGGTGTAATTGCACTTCCGGCACATGCAGCTGGTGGATTTGTTACAATTGGAGCTGATGGCGTATTATTTATGGTTACAGTAATACTGTCTACAACAGGACCACAAGCACCTGCAGGATCGTTTGTTGTTAAGTATAATGTAACTACACCAGCAGTTGTATCCGCAAATGAAGGCGTGTATGTTGCACCTAAAATAGCTGAATTATCAAATGTTCCGGAACCGCTGGTTGTCCAAGTAGAACCCGTTGCACTGCCACCAATTGTTGCACCGGAAATAACATAGGTGTTTCCTGCACAGATAACGCCATTTGTTCCCGCATCAACAGTTGCAGAAGGGTCAATGATAATCGTAGATGTTGCAACTGCTGTAGCACATCCGCCAGCGGCTGCAATCGTATTGGTAATCGTATATGTTCCAGGAGTAGAACTAGCCATATCAATTTCTCCTGTACTTGTACTTGCAAATACTAAACCTGCAGGTGTTGCACTAAACACACCCGCACTAGATCCTACAACAAATGATGGTGTCGGATTCGCATCTGTTTGACAGAAAGGAGTTGAATATGAGAATACAGCACTTGGTGCGTTTGTAATTGTTATACTAACAGTATCCGCATTTGGACAAACACCATTAGTTGAGTAGATGATGTCGTACGTTCCTAAAGTACTTCCGGCCAAATTTATTTCACCTGTGGTTGTACTAACAAACACAACTCCCGCAGGCGTTGCACTGAATGTTCCACCTGGTAATCCGGTGATTGTAGGTAAAGGATTCGTTCCGGTTTGACAGAACGTTGAGCCTGTGTAATTTAAATGTAGCTACATCCAAAGGTGTAATCGCTAACGTCATTACATCGGTTGTTTGTGTACAAACTCCCGCAGGGTCATTTGTTGTAATCGTTAACACAACACTTCCTGCAGCAACATCTGCTGCAGATGGTGTATAGGTAGACGTCAAGCTTCCTGTATTACTAAAAGTTCCTGTTCCTGAGCTTGTCCAAGTAATAGAAGTTGCACTTCCGCCCATCGTTGCGTTCAACAAATAAGCACTTCCCTCGCAAATTGTTCCGTCAATTCCAGCTGAAACAGTAGGAATCGGATCAATCACAACAGACGTTGTTGATGATGCTGCCGCACAACCTGAAGCGGCTGCAATGGTATTAGTAATTGTATAGGTTCCTGCAGCACTTGCAGCCAAATCAATTTCCCCTGTAGATGTACTGATGAATACTAACCCTGCTGGAGTAGAACTAAACACACCGGCACTGGCACCGGCACCAAAAGTTGGATAGGCCGTTCCATTTTGGCAAAATGGTGTTCCATAAGTGAATGTTGCATCCGGAGCTGCTGTTACGGTTACACTTATTGTACTGTTGTTCGGACAGATACCACTTGTAGTAAATGTGATGAAATAATTACCCAATGCACTTGCGCTCACATCAATTAAACCGGTAGCTGGATTTAGGAAAACCAAACCAGCAGGTGTTGCCACAAATGTTCCACTTGCTCCGCCCACAATTGTTGCAACAGGATCGGTTCCTGTTTGACAGAATGTGGAGGATGGATAGGAGAACGTTGCATCATCCTGAGGGTTAATCGTCAATACCATTAAATCAGTTACTGCACCACAAACTCCGGCAGGGTCATTCGTTGTTAATGTTAAAGTTACCGTTCCTGCAAGAATATCTGCAGCGGATGGTGTATAGGTTGTGGTAGCAGACGTTGAACTACCAAATGTTCCACTTCCGCTTGTTGTCCATGTAACACCGGTTGCACTACCTCCAAATACGCCAACTAGATTTGCAGCGACATTCGAACAAATAACATCATTTGGTCCTGCATTTACAGTAGCAGCCGGACTAATGGTCAATGTCATTACATCCGATACGGCATTACAAGGTCCGGCCGGATTGTTAGTCGTAATAGTTAAAGTTACAGAACCAGCTGCAATGTCTGCTGCAGATGGCGTATATACAGCTGTTGGTGACGTTGCACTACTAAATGTTCCTGAGCCTGTAGTTGTCCAAGTAATAGAGGTTGCACTTCCGCCCATAAAACCGGCTAGTGTATATGTACTACTTGAACAAATAGTTGCATTACCACCTGCAGATACTGTTGCTGCTGGATTGATTGTCAAAACCATTGAATTCGTTACAATACCGCAAGGTCCAACAGGATCATTTGAAGTAATTGTTAATGTTACTGTACCTGCCGCAATATCAGCTGCAGATGGAGTATATACAGGAGTTGTGATATTTGGATTACTGAATGTACCTGTACCTGAGGTGGTCCAAGTAACCAATGTTGTACTTCCTCCCATTGTTCCTGCTAAAGTAAATGTGCTACCCGCACATATTGAATTTGCAGGTCCTGCACTTACTGTAGCTGCAGGATTAATTGTTAATGTTAAAACATCCGAAACAGCAGTACAAGGACCTGCCGGATCATTGGTTGTAATTGTAAGTGTTACAGATCCAAAAGCGATATCAGCAGCTGATGGGGTGTATACAGCTGTTGTTGATGATGCGGAACTGAATGTTCCTGTTCCACTTGTTGTCCAAGTGATAGAAGTTGCTCCCCCCCCCATTGAACCGGATAATGTATAAGTTGTTCCCGAACATATAGTTGCATTTGCTCCAGCAACAACAGTAGGTGCAGGATTAATGGTTAACGTCATTGTAGCAGTAACAGCAGGACAAGGACCAGCTGGATCATTTGTTGTGATTGTAAGAGTTACTGTTCCAGCTGCGATATCTGCAGCAGATGGTGTATAGATTGCTGTGGTAGAAGCCGTATTGTTAAATGTACCAGTACCGCTGGTTGACCAAGTAATAGACGTTGCACCTCCACCCATTGTTCCGGATAATGAATAAGTTGAACCAGAACATATGGTTGCATTTGAACCCGCAGAAACAGTTGCAGCAGGATTAATGGTTAATAGCATCGTGCTATTTACAGCCACGCAAGGTCCTGCTGGATCATTTGTGGTAATCGTTAAAGTAACTGCCCCTGCAGCGATATCAGCAGCAGATGGAGTATAAACAGGAGTAAGAGATGTTGAACTGCTAAATGTTCCAGAACCACTGGTTGTCCAGGTTACACTTGAAGCACCACCACCCATTGTACCGGCTAAGGTATACGTTGATCCAGAACAGATAGTCGCAGCAGAACCTGCAGAAACTGTAGGAAGCGGATTGATTGTTAAAATTAAGGAACTGGTTGCTGCAGGGCAAGGTCCAGCAGGATCATTGGTTGTTAAAGTTAAAGTTACAGTACCTGCAGCAATATCAGCAGCAGATGGCGTATAAATAGCACCTAATAAAGCAACGTTATTAAATGTTCCTGTTCCGCTAGTTGACCAAGTGGAAGAAGCAGCACTGCCACCAATTACACCGGCAAGCGTATATGTTCCACCAGCACAAATTGTAGCCGCAGAACCGGCTGTAGCTGTTGCAACAGGATTAATTGTTAAGACCATGGTGCTTGTTACGAATCCACAAGGGCCAGCAGGGTCGTTTGTTGTTAAAGTTAAGGTTACCGAACCGGCAGCGATATCAGCAGCAGAAGGCGTATACACTGCTGTTGCCGAAGTTGCGGAACTGAAGGTACCTGTCCCCGAAGTAGTCCATGTTAAACTTGCAGCACTTCCACCAATAGAACCGGCTAAAGTATATGTACTACCTGCACAAATTGTTGCAGCTGAACCTGCGTTTGCTGTGGCGGCAGCATTAATTGTTACCGTATTGGTTGCACTGGCTGCAGCACAACCACCTGATGCAACAATTGAGTTGGTAACTGTATAGGTTCCGGGAGTAGACGCAGAAACATCTATTTGTCCGGTATTCACGTTCACAAATACTAATCCTGCAGGTGTTGCAGAAAATGTACCGGCAGTTGCTCCACCACTAAATGTTGGAAATGGATC is part of the Bacteroidota bacterium genome and encodes:
- a CDS encoding gliding motility-associated C-terminal domain-containing protein, with amino-acid sequence MFVSTTTGEINLAGSTLGTYDIIYSTNGVCPNADTVSITITNAPSAVFSYSTPFCQTDANPTPSFVVGSSAGVFSATPAGLVFASTSTGEIDMASSTPGTYTITNTIAAAGGCATAVATSTIIIDPSATVDAGTNGVICAGNTYVISGATIGGSATGSTWTTSGSGTFDNSAILGATYTPSFADTTAGVVTLYLTTNDPAGACGPVVDSITVTINNTPSAPIVTNPPAACAGSAITPISVTSSGSVTWYADAALTSLIGTANPYTPVVTTTTNYWVTGTIGACQGPATMVTVTINQLPVADTSVVTVTAADCGTTTGAITGVTVVSGTAPYSYSWVDSSGTVVGTALDLSGVGPGNYVLTITDSNGCSISLGGFSGFVVNSSSSVVASFNTDTTSGETPLSVTFTNTSTGATSYLWSFGVNGDTSTVFSPTYIYTPLGQYTACLIAMNAAGCADTACTTIDVFINSVFVIPNVFTPNGDNNNDVFTVQAIGLETMDAEIYNRWGQKEYEWHTTNGGWDGRTASGVEAPDGTYFFIIKAKGFDGKEYFEKGYFLLTR
- the rpsG gene encoding 30S ribosomal protein S7 produces the protein MRKTKAKKRILLPDPKFNDILVTRFVNNLMYDGKKSTAYDVFYDAIEIVQKRTPDVDGLDTFKKALSNITPAVEVRSRRVGGATFQIPSEIRPERKLSMGIKWMILYARKRNEKSMAQKLAGEIVAAAKEEGAAFKKKEDVHKMAEANKAFSHFRF
- a CDS encoding 30S ribosomal protein S12 produces the protein MPTISQLVRKGRLKAVNKSKSAALDSCPQKRGVCTRVYTTTPKKPNSAMRKVARVRLTNKKEVNAYIPGEGHNLQEHSIVLIRGGRVKDLPGVRYHIVRGALDTSGVDGRNQRRSKYGTKKPKAGAKPAAKK